Proteins co-encoded in one Novosphingobium sp. PP1Y genomic window:
- the cyoA gene encoding ubiquinol oxidase subunit II, translating to MRSPESPPSPRLLSALARVPVARTAAALALTGALSACNTVVLDPAGDVAQQQGDLVVISTVLMLLIIVPVMALTIFFAWRYRASNKEATYEPDWDHSTQLELVIWAAPLLIIICLGALTWVGTHLLDPYRTIGRIDKQTAVAHDAKPLEVDVVALDWKWLFIYPEQGIATVNELVVPTNRPLQFKITASSVMNSFYVPAMAGQIYAMPGMETRLHAVMNETGDFIGFSANYSGAGFSHMRFATHSVSDADFAKWVDGVKTGGKDSAGTLDRATYLKLEKPSEKNPVARYASVDADLYGAILDMCVEPGKMCMSEMMAIDARGGLGKAGIRNVEMLAYDKYGRQASAAANANPDAATKRELAWVRALCKQEPGKAPDNTVKAPASMRSLTGAGLSAPQSVALEQNDEAPARPLLISRN from the coding sequence ATGCGCTCTCCCGAGTCTCCCCCTTCGCCGCGCCTTCTGTCCGCGCTGGCCCGAGTCCCCGTCGCCCGCACTGCCGCCGCCCTGGCGCTGACGGGCGCCCTTTCCGCCTGCAATACGGTCGTGCTCGACCCGGCCGGCGATGTCGCGCAACAGCAAGGTGACCTCGTCGTCATCTCGACCGTGCTGATGCTGCTGATAATCGTTCCGGTCATGGCGCTCACGATCTTCTTCGCGTGGCGTTACCGCGCGTCGAACAAGGAAGCGACCTACGAGCCGGACTGGGATCACTCGACCCAGCTGGAACTGGTAATCTGGGCGGCGCCGCTGCTCATCATCATCTGCCTGGGCGCGCTGACCTGGGTGGGCACCCACCTGCTCGACCCCTATCGCACGATCGGCCGCATCGACAAGCAGACCGCGGTCGCGCACGATGCCAAGCCGCTCGAGGTCGACGTCGTCGCGCTCGACTGGAAGTGGCTGTTCATCTACCCCGAGCAGGGCATCGCCACCGTCAACGAACTGGTCGTGCCGACCAACCGCCCGCTGCAGTTCAAGATCACCGCATCGAGCGTGATGAACTCGTTCTACGTGCCCGCCATGGCCGGCCAGATCTACGCGATGCCGGGCATGGAAACGCGCCTGCATGCAGTGATGAACGAGACCGGCGACTTCATCGGCTTTTCGGCCAACTATTCGGGCGCAGGCTTCTCGCACATGCGCTTTGCCACGCATTCGGTTTCCGACGCGGACTTCGCCAAGTGGGTCGATGGCGTGAAGACCGGAGGCAAGGACAGCGCCGGCACGCTCGACCGCGCGACTTACCTGAAGCTTGAGAAGCCGAGCGAAAAGAACCCGGTCGCCCGCTATGCCTCGGTCGATGCAGACCTTTACGGCGCCATCCTCGACATGTGCGTGGAGCCGGGCAAGATGTGCATGAGCGAGATGATGGCGATCGACGCGCGCGGCGGCCTGGGCAAGGCCGGCATCCGCAACGTCGAGATGCTCGCCTACGACAAGTACGGCCGCCAGGCTTCGGCAGCGGCGAACGCCAATCCCGACGCCGCCACCAAGCGCGAACTGGCCTGGGTCCGCGCCCTGTGCAAGCAGGAGCCCGGCAAGGCCCCAGACAATACCGTGAAGGCCCCCGCCAGCATGCGCTCGCTGACCGGCGCCGGCCTTTCCGCCCCGCAGTCCGTCGCTCTGGAACAGAACGACGAAGCGCCGGCGCGCCCCCTCCTGATTTCCCGGAACTGA
- the cueR gene encoding Cu(I)-responsive transcriptional regulator yields MNIGEASRRSGVSQRMIRHYEKIGLIPPPLRRDSGYRDYDARDVHRLHFIANARDLGFSVSEIEALLDLWDNRERASSEVKDMALRHIEELGEKIAALEAMRATLRDLSEQCHGDERPDCPILRGLAGDDANRD; encoded by the coding sequence GTGAACATCGGCGAGGCCTCGCGCAGGAGCGGCGTATCGCAGCGCATGATCCGCCATTACGAGAAGATCGGCCTGATCCCCCCACCCCTGCGGCGCGACAGCGGCTATCGCGACTACGACGCACGGGACGTCCACCGCCTGCACTTCATCGCCAATGCCCGGGATCTGGGTTTCTCGGTCAGCGAAATCGAAGCGCTGCTGGACCTGTGGGACAACCGCGAGCGGGCGAGCAGCGAAGTGAAGGACATGGCCCTGCGTCACATCGAAGAGCTGGGCGAGAAGATCGCGGCACTCGAAGCCATGAGAGCGACCCTGCGGGACCTGTCCGAACAGTGCCACGGCGACGAGCGCCCCGACTGCCCGATCCTGCGCGGCCTCGCCGGAGACGACGCCAACCGGGATTGA
- a CDS encoding MFS transporter — translation MTSTPQTGEGVREALGLPIFKEHHKPSPGEIAIGVIIGRTSEFFDFFVYAIASVLVFPKLFFPFVDALTGTLYSFAIFALAFIARPVGSLVFMAVDRAYGRGTKLTIALFMLGGSTASIAFLPSYADAGTTSIWLLALLRLGQGFALGGTWDGLASLLALNAPENRRGWYAMIPQLGAPFGLIVASMLFAYMIASLPAADFLDWGWRYPFFVAFAINVVALFARLRIVVTSEFEHLFNSRDLQPVSVLGTIRSEWRTIVIGAFAPLASFALFHMVSVFPLSWVFLFTREAPTSFLLIEAMAAAFGVVAVIASGRLADKYGRRRLLGACAVGIAVFSGFAPQLLDAGTAGEIVFMVIGFILLGLAFGQSSGVVASGFASEHRYTGSALTSDLSWLFGAGFAPLAALLLSVNFGLIASGAYLLSGALGTLLALWSNSELASRN, via the coding sequence ATGACCAGCACCCCCCAGACCGGCGAAGGAGTCCGCGAAGCCCTGGGCCTGCCCATCTTCAAGGAACATCACAAGCCCTCGCCGGGCGAGATCGCCATTGGCGTGATCATTGGCCGCACCTCGGAATTCTTCGACTTCTTCGTCTATGCCATCGCTTCGGTGCTGGTGTTCCCGAAGCTGTTCTTCCCGTTCGTCGATGCGCTGACCGGCACGCTCTATTCCTTCGCGATCTTTGCGCTGGCGTTCATCGCACGCCCGGTCGGTTCGCTCGTCTTCATGGCCGTCGACCGGGCTTATGGCCGCGGCACTAAGCTGACGATCGCGCTGTTCATGCTTGGCGGCTCGACCGCATCGATCGCCTTCCTGCCTTCCTATGCCGATGCCGGGACCACCTCGATCTGGCTGCTGGCGCTGCTGCGCCTTGGCCAGGGCTTTGCGCTCGGCGGCACCTGGGACGGTCTCGCCTCGCTGCTCGCGCTCAACGCGCCGGAGAACCGCCGCGGCTGGTACGCGATGATCCCGCAGCTGGGCGCGCCGTTCGGCCTGATCGTGGCAAGCATGCTGTTCGCCTACATGATCGCTTCGCTGCCTGCTGCCGACTTCCTTGACTGGGGCTGGCGCTACCCGTTCTTCGTCGCTTTCGCGATCAACGTCGTCGCGCTCTTCGCGCGTCTGCGCATCGTCGTCACTTCCGAGTTCGAGCACTTGTTCAACAGCCGCGACCTGCAGCCGGTCAGCGTGCTCGGCACTATCCGCAGCGAGTGGCGCACCATCGTGATCGGCGCCTTCGCACCGCTTGCCAGCTTCGCGCTGTTCCACATGGTCTCGGTCTTCCCGCTGTCCTGGGTGTTCCTCTTCACCCGTGAAGCGCCGACGAGCTTTCTGCTGATCGAGGCGATGGCGGCAGCCTTCGGCGTCGTCGCGGTCATCGCCTCCGGCCGCCTGGCCGACAAGTACGGCCGTCGCCGCCTGCTGGGCGCCTGCGCCGTGGGCATCGCCGTGTTCTCCGGCTTCGCGCCGCAGCTGCTCGACGCAGGCACGGCCGGTGAGATCGTGTTCATGGTGATCGGTTTCATCCTGCTGGGCCTGGCCTTCGGGCAGTCCTCGGGCGTGGTCGCCTCGGGCTTCGCAAGCGAGCACCGCTACACCGGATCGGCGCTGACCAGCGACCTTTCCTGGCTCTTCGGTGCCGGCTTCGCGCCGCTGGCCGCGCTGCTGCTCTCGGTCAATTTCGGACTGATCGCCTCGGGTGCCTACCTGCTATCGGGCGCGCTTGGTACGCTTCTGGCGCTCTGGTCGAACTCGGAGCTGGCAAGCCGCAACTGA